The genomic region AATGCTTCATTTGAATTTTCAGCTGGTTACCCAGAATGGAAATTTAGAGCTGAATCTAAATTGAGAGAAAAGGCTTTAGAAGTTTACAAGAAACTTTATAATGAAGATATGAAAGTTGAAGTTATTCATGCTGGACTTGAATGTGGAGCTATCTCACAAAACTATCCTGATATAGACTTTATCAGTGTTGGACCAAATTTAAGAGATGTACATACTCCTAGTGAATATCTTGAAATAGACTCTACTGAGAGAGTTTATAACTACGTTGTTGAACTTATCAACTCACTAAACTAATCTACTAAGCTACACTTTATAGCTATAAGGTGTAGCTTTTTTATTATATGTTTATTATAAACTATAATTTATCTAGCTAAGCTAGGTTCTCTAATATATCGTTAGTTTTACAGCAAAGTACCTT from Fusobacterium varium harbors:
- a CDS encoding M20/M25/M40 family metallo-hydrolase, with the protein product MYYFNLQTFFHILEVLKELKDKIASILKENNASFEFSAGYPEWKFRAESKLREKALEVYKKLYNEDMKVEVIHAGLECGAISQNYPDIDFISVGPNLRDVHTPSEYLEIDSTERVYNYVVELINSLN